The genomic DNA TGTACACGAGTTTACAACTCAACAAATAGTCCTTAGCATGTATCAAGATGATACAAGAAAGGCTCACAATAAAACAGGACTAAACTTGCATCAACCGCTACAAAAGTAGAACACACAAAAACTCAAAACCCAAAAAACTAAACCTTTTTAGTTTGACGGCTTCGGTGACaaattaggtcttgaagtcttGTTTATATACAGAAGTAATACGGGTCAAATAGTCTTGTTGGGCTTCAGAATAAATTGCAGATCGTTCAGCTGATCTACAAACATGAATCAGTACCAAAAAGGAAAGTCCTAAAAAGTAGGAACATCTTTATGAACTTCCAAACATATCCAAATAATTCCTAAAATATTATCAATCTTTTAGGAATAATAAAACAACTGATTATGTACAGATATGCGCGTTGCTTGGTCACCAAGATATGAAAACGAGGTTTCCTTAATAAGAAAAGACGCGCGTACAAATAGGCATGAAATCAGGCACACTGAACCGTGCCAAAATGTAgaacatcgtatccaacatcttACAGAAATGCCTAAAACATGTTGAAAACTTGTATCCAACATCACAAACATGggtatttgttttagcaacaatgAAGCCAATACTCAAATACCCAACAATCTCTCTCTTTGGATGTATTTGTTGATAAAACTACTAGAGACCATACAGACAAGGTAGAGAGATACCACACATACATTTCTTCAATTCAAACCATGAAGAAAAGTAACACAACTGAAAAACGGACATGTTGAGACATCATCCAAAACATGTTGGAACATAGTATCCAACATTACAaacatgaatatttgttttagcaataatgcagccaatacaaatacccaacatATTATTTCTAAATCCAAACAACATTGTCTTATGTCACAATATTGTTGTCTTTTGTTAATGGTTTTCAAACGGTTTGTTTTGGGTTTCTTGTAACTATTTGTATTTTGCTTGTAGCTTTATTAGACACATCTTTCTTATGCTTAGTAAGCTCTTAGTAATTATTAtcagcttcttcaaaaaaattaagaacgGATTTAGAGTGAGCTTGAGCTACACAACAGTTTTGCATGGGTGTTACCGAAAACTAGCTATTAGTATACTTTAGAAAACGATTTTGAAGTGaacaagaaaatttgttgtCTAGAATTATCAAATGCTACACTTGCGTTTGATCATGCAAGCAAGaaaaaactattaaacttaacaaataaacaaaaagaacaagagaaACACTTGGTGTAAAAACATGATAGATATTAACGGAAATAGAAACTCACCAACTCCCCTTCTCTCTTATCTTAGCAGAATCACTTCTTCTTATAAGTGAAAAGGGCAAAATAAAGAACAagcacaaaatatttttatagcaaCTCTTTGCTATGTTATAACATCCAAACTTGACAAAACGCTGCTCCAATTCAGCCAACATTCTTGATCACTGAATCACCATTGAttaatttaaaagtttttaCCTCCTACAGAAGTCAAACTCATATATTAAAGATAAGTATCAATATTCTCACACTCCCACTACTCTTAGTCTATGTTTGATATCACGGTAAGTGTGTGAGAATTATGATGACTTATCGTTGTAGCTTATGCAAAATCACGACAAATCACCGTAGTTCTGATATATAATATATCCATcgtgataccaaacatacaTCTAACACATGTTTGGTTAGATGTTTTGTACCCCAAATTCATGTCTCTCACAattaagaatatatatttactGTAAAATGTAAAAACTCCAAATTAAAGCGTTTCTATTTCATTGGTTTGAAGGATGTCATTCGTCGAAAAGcacagataaaaaaaaaaaaatatatattctttttttttttggtagatagacgaaatggcaaagtcattataaaactcacacacacaagtggaggtaccggggttcgaaccccggtcatgatatccggcctaacaatttcggcattttgccagttgaactaggacttctagataaaaaatatatatatattctaaggattaaaaataaaaattggttgGTATATTTTGTAGGGAGAAAAATATAGTTGAGTATTTCTAAATTTAACTCTGAGAAATGACGTGGTAGCCAACGAGAATTTTCAGTTAAAcccaaatcaacaaaactccATCCCGTCGCGCCGCGTCGGAGAACCTAATCATCCCTCAGCCACACCTGGACAGTTGCAACCGCGTCACAGCCACCACCGGAAAATCCCAACGTAAGCAAGGATAGGTATTGAAACAAGCTTAAACTaatctcattattattattcactTACACCATTATAGTGCACAAGCTGTTTGATAGAATGCTTGAATTGTTGCATTTCGGAAAGGGGAAAAAATGTGGTGGTTTGGTGTGAATTTCTAGAACATGTTTTCACTAATTTTTGAAGTGGCTAATACATTTATAGAAGCTTAACTAATAAAAtaagtgtagcagagatgaTAGAGATGATgatgttgcgttggatgtgTGATTGGTAGCACTTATTGTAGAAAAGATGATGAAAACtcggcttaggtggtttggaaTGTCGTGAGAAGACGTGTGGATTTTGTAATGATGTAGGGTAGTTTAATCATTAGAGACAGAGGAagaaatttcattttagcttcttcaaaaaaaaagagacagAGGAAGAACTAGGAAAACTGTGAGAGGAATTATTAAGAAAGATCAGAGATTGATGAGTTTGATAGAAATATGTTATAAGGAgttgtttgatccatgtaggcatgtagccgaccccacttagtgagATGAAGATTGATAAGTAATGAAGATGAAGttattaatttgttgtttgaatttaaaatacCTGATCTTTTGattgtttacaatttttttggcCATTGTATCTTTTCTTAAACATGAGCTAGAAAATATGCATTAACCTAAAGAAGTTGAATTATATTGGTTAGGCTATACTTACCTCCCGGCAGAATTCTGAATTACCAGGGGGCCCTTCCCCAGGAAACCGGAGAgttgacacaaaaaaaaaaaaaattatattcccATCTTAAAAAGTCCACAAACTTGACATACATATCCAATATCATCCTTTGATATAAAAGAATGATCACGCCCTTTAATTGTATTTTGaacagttgttgttgttctttatTTCCTTGGTTCTTGTTCCTTTTGACAGTGGTCTGATCTGAAGCTtaagttttcttgtttttaagGTTCTATGTTGAATAGTTTACGGATAGGTTTCTATCTATTGgttatttgttaattaaaaCCGATAGCTCAAGTTTTAGGCAAGACATGTGTTAAATTTTAAAGTAACGGCGAAGTCATGCATTTTCGAAAGCATGAATAAGTTATCTGATAACACTGTAATTACTAGATTATTACACGATTGAATGCTGCTGTagtcataagtcataactaATGATCCAGACATTACATATGTATCCTTCGTCAAGGAAATTTGTATGGTGACACTATTAAAAAGATGGTAAGAGTGACATTGGTGGGATAGTAAGGGAAAATTGGTTACTCTGTTGAAGATATTCTTCCCATAAAGTTTTCTTGGTAATAATGTGATATGCTTGTTCTTGATATTATTGATGTCCTTAGTTTTCTTtcagattttgtttttctttttctgaaagTGGTTTTGATGTCCATAGTTTTCTTtcagattttctttttctttttctgaaagTGGTTATTGATGCTCCTATACTATTTATGTAAACCTATTTTTTAGGAGAGAACATACATGGTCCTAACTCCTAAGGCAGTTTCTGTTAttaattcatctttttaatatatatacttttattgTAGAAATTATGTTTGTCTAAATATCTGTGTATTTTCTAATGGCCTGATACaaatttgtgtgtttgattttattcTTACTTGCTATTTGATTTGCCTCTGTTTTATTTCCACGTGATATGTTTAAATTGCGTTTCTTGCTTTTGTGAGAAACTTCAAAACTGTGATTCTTGCTTGTGCGAGAAACTTATTTGAATTGTGCTAGAATAGCCCTTTCAATGGCTTCCAACCCGATTAAGGATGAAGGaaatagtaaaatatttaacttttaaaaattttaacattttactaGTGATTTTGTAATTACTAGTATAATTCAAACACTTGTTTTTTTGTGTTGGCTTTTTCCAGTTTATGCATTGAAACAGAAATAACTTATCCAACATAAGCCCTCTTCAAAATAACTTATCCAACATAAGCTCTCATGTGATATGCTCTTATGCCATCAGCACTTAAATAAGCACTTTTCAATGGTGCATTAATAGTTAATAACAGTACCCTACTAGAAGTCTAGTAGTCAACTAAACCAACTTGCACATGGATATGCACTGGGAAACACGGATCACAACAAGCCCATTTATGTTGAACTCTAGACTTTATAAACTGCATTAGAAACAGCAAACTGTCATCTTCCTTCCTGATAGTCATCTTCCTTTTGTTTGAAATAACCTTTTTCATTTGatatccacttttttttttcttctgtcaAGTCTCAACCCAAACTTTCATTTCTTTCTCACATATTTCAAGATTCTCTACCTGTATTAACATTTCACCATCAATTTTCACAGCAATGTTCAGTGCTTCACGTCTtgatttttggttgttttttctctttgttttcacGTGCGTATTTTTACTGGTTCTGGAGCGGTCCCAGTTGACGGTTATACTACTTTGATCTGGTTTGATACCAGTTTAATGACATCATCACCATTCACCGATTTGAATGCATAACCAGGCCGGGTccagtttttaaaacattgttccATGGTTAATTACCGTGTCAATTTTGGGCAAACTGTATAGTCTAAGAAAGTATTTTAGCTATTTGCTTCTAATATCTTGTTATTTTATCTTGAACTAGGTTTCTAAATTGCGGACAAATTTTATTAGTTATGGGATTTTTTTCATCCCTACCATGTCttaatcatttaatttaattatttctgcAGCAAAACAAACCAGAGTGAGCTCTAACTATGGCTCCTGTTGCTCCTCGATCTGGTGATGCAATATTTGCTAACATCGAACACGTTGTAAGCAAATAATATCAAAAccctcaaatttttttctttacataaaaaatgtcaattttgtttgaagtttattgaattttattttgagttcATTGTATCTGCATTAGAATTGCTCTTGGACTGTGCAGAATGCAGAACTGTTTACTCTGACATATGGGGCAATTGTGCGTCAATTGCTTACAGATCTGGAAGAGGTTGATGAAGTTAACAAGCAGCTAGATCAAATGTACATTTATGAActctgtagcaccgacacttctgatCAAGGCATGGTTGGCGTCTGGCACGTGTTAATGTCCGGCatcgacaccgacacatgtgattacattaaattatgtcatttttttcaaattattatcggtgtcaaCGTGCTAGTGTCGTGTCCGTGTCTGTATCTGTCTGAAACTCTTTCTAAATTCAATATGTTTTGTTATTTGTATCTTCTGATGctgtaaaaattgtttttattttcatatctaAATAGTTGTGGGATGTTTAGTTCCATGTTATGGTGTGTAATTGTATTTGGGTTACTTACTTTCACCAATATGAATTTTGCTGTTTGGTTGGTATTTTCAGGGGTTATAACATTGGAATCCGTTTGATTGATGAGTTTTTGGCTAAATCTAACGTCTCAAGTTGTGTTGATTTCAGAGAGACGGCTGAGGTGATTGCAAAGgtattgttttgttgtttggtttctttagaTGCTCGggaaaaattctgaaaatttatCCTCATTGTGATAAAGGCCGTGTAGAAATGGCACTTCCGCTTGTTCGTTTAGTCTTTGATAGTGTCCAGTGTCCCCTTAATTTGCTTGATTAGTAAATAGTGAAATTAAGATCCCGtgttatttaataaatagtaaaatTTTATCAGATAGTATTCGAGTGCACGGAAGTATGATTGGTTCTTTGCTTAAGGTACActtgaaatatataaataaatatccgAAAGTGTGTTTTAACTTTGAGCTTTTTAAGAACATTGAAAAAGAGATCCTGTGTGTCACAATAATATAACTTCTGTTATGTGGAAGTAAACTAGAACTAAGATTGTGTTGATGTGAACAAAAGCTCAGTTAGTTGGTTAGGTTATGATGTGTATAAATAAGAGGAATGAACCAGAAAGAAGCTTCTTGTCAATTTAGAGTTAAGGGCCTCTGGGAGTTGGGAGGCACAGACCATCGAAGTTTGGGGACCTATACTGTGATAAGGAAAAATCTTCCCGAGTCTTTTGATAAAGATATCACTTCTTATCAAAATGACTGATAGGTTACGGCCTTAGATAGTTGGGTTACACTGTGATGTATGCATAAATAAGAGAAAGGTATAAAAGTGAAGCATTTTGTCAAATGGCCATgtttcataagctttttttcatttttctcttattAAAAAGATAgttcttttattatttcattttctcccATTCTTtagttatataatatatttctttttcatgtatTAACGTTCACATAAGCCCAATTTATATGAACAGGTATGCTTATAAATTATaggtttattattttattgaaatgaatgtgattgtgtgtgtgtgtgtgggagggagggagggagggataAGTTTTTAGATGGTTTGCATTCAAATCAGCAAAATGTATTCTGCTTGGAGGGTATTCAACTTACTTTAGAACACAAATGAAATACGGCCTGGCTTAGAGATTGTTGTTGTTACTTGTATATGAAGATAGAATTGCAAGCACTAAATTTATTCTGGTTTGAGCCCAACATAATGGTCAGTACATATAAAACACTATCATTATAATGATATTTGCTTTCAATAAGAATGTTGTTCCGCTTTTTACTCCTTTCTAATCAAAccacttataagttataagtctAAAGTTTATCTTCACTCTTCACCaactatttttcaatattaTCTCATCTTATCTCAGTTATTGGATGACCCTAAATTCATATCTGGATTTTGCGACATATTCAATTAAATTTCCTTGCACGTTGTAGGTGGTTATAGTTGGTTTGTGCTACTTGTGTTTAACTTCAGTATCTAAAAGTTCATTTTGATTGGTATGACTTTTACAATAGTGGGCTATGTGATGCTACTTGGGTGTGCGAtcagcatttatttatttatattaatttaattatatattattagtaAAGCATATTTAAAGGAGAAGATGACCCTTAACTCTGGTTTTATACAGGTTGGTTTGAAAATGTTCATTGGTGTTACTGCATCTGTGACCAATTGGAATGCCGAAGGGACATGTTGTAGTATTGTTTTGGAGGATAATCCTTTGGTAGATTTTGTTGAGCTTCCTGACACTTATCAAGGTCTCCACTACTGCAACATATTAAGTGGAGTCATTAGAGGAGCCTTAGATATGGTaagtttctatttctatttcttaCCTCATTTCACATATCACTTATACTTTATAAAACTTCCACTCATCAGCTTTTTAATAAGTTCTTCTTGCTTTCAACACTTATCAAACtaagaaaatatattagtaGTTTGGTTGCTGGTCAAGTATTTTTCTCAAATATGAAAGATTATTCATGATTTTGTATGCTTTATCTATGTAAGGAAAGGGACAGAGTTTCAAGATTTTGCTTTCTTAGTTTGATATTGCTCCTCTTAACAAACCATTCAGTATTTTCTGAAAGCAAGTTTCTTTAGCTCCCCTTTCATAGCAATGAATGAAGTCATTTTTAACTTCCATAATTTAATGGGGAAAACAACtcacaattatttttcttgGAGGAAAATGAGGCATGACATACAAGCCTTTGCAGCACATGCTTCTTCACTCTTGTCTTGATTCTTGTACATTCACACTACTCAGGTGTCGATGAAGGCTGAGGTCACTTGGCTACGTGACGCGCTTCGAGGTGATGATGTGTTTGAATTGCAAGTAAAACTTCTCAAGCAAGTTCCAGAAGAGTATCCATATAAGGATGATGAGTAATTGTAACGTTGCACTTGATCATTTCctaagtattagtttatcatctTAATGCCGATGTGTGCATTTTGATGAACCTAtagaaaacattaaattaagTTATTATAATATTTGCTTCGACAACGGACTAGGATCTATGCAAGCCCTCGAGATTCTTGAAACTGATCTTGTTCTGTCATTCTTTGCTGTTTGTATGGGTTCATTTTAGTTGCAATTCAAAACTTGGTTCTTGGTGCTTCAAATAAAGCTTTATTGTTCAATATCACATTCACCATACATTTttataatgaaatgttatacACAACAACTAGAGCAATACTGTTTGTGCATTGACCCTATAGGAGGGTGGGAAATTTGTCCAAGATTTCTAAAAGAGCAAATAAGAGGCATTCACAAATTTTCTAGGACAATGAAATCTTGTATAAGACAACTGGCATTCACATTGGCCTAGAGAAACATGATGATCTTAAAATGGGGTACTCACCTAATCAATAGCTCTTGAACTTCCTTCTGCGATGATTTTTCAAGTAATTTAGATGTGTGAAAATACTTGGTCATCTCATTCGAAAAATACTTCCTTTTCTGAACTTAATAAAGTCACACATAATTCCAAAGGAATTGGGAGTGTAGAATGATGAGTTGTCCGAAAGTAGTTAATTTTATTACATatgattttgacattttcacacatattaagaaatataactagtaattttgtattagaaagagaaattatgagtgattttataaaattacctCTAATTAATgatatgagaaaaaaatattaaaaaaagaagataaagtaataaatagtgaatggtatgataaaaaaaatatattaatgtacCTATAAACAGAGAGAGACGCATAATGTTCTTTTCttggcttaaaaaaaaatattcttttcttcattctttcaaaaaaataatattattttcttcatgCACGACTTCATAAAATAttcttttcttcattctttcaaaaaaataatattattttcttcatgCACGAGAAAAATAGGAGGATAATGCAAAGAAGTATGAAAGGAATCTTTTGTCAAGAAAAGTATGAAAGGAATCTAGGTTAAAGGGTACAAAAAACCTAAgatatttgtttttcattaagttttttaattaatttaattttctataaaaataaaattttaccatttttttgttaaagtaaaattaaaaacagttctataaaaagaaatttttaccatttattttgttaaagtCTTACGGCTCATGGAgcgatttatttttgttttcaatgtaCCTATAAGATAATTAAGTTTCTAGATAATATATGTAGATAATATATGTAATTAAGtcttagctcaactggcaaaatgtcaaaattgttagaccggatgtcatgatcggggttcgaaccccagtaccttcacttatgtgtgtgagtttataatgactttacCATTtcatctatataaaaaaaaatgtaaaacgtATAGGAGATTAAATTGCAACCTGATAGGGCATAATTCAAATCTTATAAAattggctaaagtgcacttttccccctctaactttcaaaaacttgcaattttggccccctaagtatcaaaacaacaattttggccccctaagatttagcccctttgcatctttggtccttttggtcaattttgacttatTCAACGCCTACGTGGCaggccacgtgtgtaattaattaattaaaaaatttaaaaaaaccaaaaaatcaatttttaaattaaataaatgaaaaaaagaattaaaaaatcagaaaaaataaataaaaattaaacccAAAACACTTCTTCATGTTATCTTCATCTCTTCCAATCCAACCCCAATAATAAGAAACATTGTTGTCAGAATCATCAGAAATATCACTATCACtaccataaattaaataatccagaaaaattaatcttcatcatcttgttCATATCTTGATAATTTTGTTCATCATCCTCATTGAAATCCTAGAAGAAAATTTTTGCTTCATAAACAACAATCACCCTCTGCATTCTATTCCccataatatattattcaaatcCAAAATATCAACAATTACAACAAATTCAATGCAGCAATTACACAATTGCCAAACATCTCTTCATactgtttttggaaaaattcATGGGAGCAATTACGAATATGCGacagaactccacaacaaacaCAACCTAAATTAAATTGGAGAACAAtcacaacaaacacactcttCCATATCTTTTTTAGATCTAGTTCTTCATCATGGCAAGCTGCTACAACTAATAAACAAACCCCTGCCTACTGTTAAAAACGCAGCAGCATAAAGGGCATGTGCAGAAAAAATAAGCGCAACATACAGAGGGACATACAAAGccaaaacaccaaaaataaacaaatcaaaatacatgtccaccCTAAATGCCGAACTGCAACAACGAAACCTGCACCAATAGCTGAAAGGTCCAAAAATACCAAACCCCATAGCAGATCCAAACAAAACAGCGTCGTTCATCGTCCTCGTCGTCTTCGTCGGTGTCATTTTCGGGTTCGTTGTTGGGATCGGCGTCAGAAGAGCAATTGACGGTGGAGGGAAGTTCGGAATCGGTGTGGTTGGATTCTTCTTGGTCTACGATGGTTGTAGTTGTTAGCTTGGGGGTTTTGTTGGGAAGGTGATGGgttcaagaggaagaagaagaagaagaagccatTGGAATGGAAGGTGGTGCTGGTGGCTGGGGTTAGTAAAGAGAAAGAAGGGAGATTGAACCAAGGTTACACATAGATTGGAAGAAGCCATCAGAAGTGAAAATaatggattttttattttttctgattttttttatttatttaatttaaaaattgattttttggttatttaaaatttttaattaattaattacacacgtggcctGCCACGTAGGCGTTGAATAAGTCAAAATTGACGAAAAGGACCAAAgatgcaaaggggctaaatcttaggggaccaaaattgtgGTTTCTatacttagggggccaaaattgcaagtttttgaaagttaaggggggaaaagtgcactttagcctataAAATAATCATGAATGTCATTTTAATGAATAATAGTCTCCTTTCTGtaacttcttttatttttagtcaaaaatTATCTTTCAAATTCCTAATCCAATATACCCTCCTTAGTCTCCTACTCAacatttttgattaaaaattcatGGGTAAAGACAAACTTTACAAATTACTAGTATTCTTCTAaatgattagaaagaaagttttCCGGTTGCTCCTTGAGGATATGAGCTGAACTTTACCAACTAAACAAACATGTGTTGGCTAtgtaaaagttatttatttagtctatttgaatgaatttatatatgatatgaaGAAAATATTACGGTTCTTATACAATGAACAAGAACAATTTGCACGTCCTTCCCAAAAAAAACTGCGTGATATAACTTCTATAAAATGTAAATATCTGAATAGAAGGAAAACTTACATTATGGAAATAGCTATGTTTGCAGTAACTTAATTTACCCCATGAAATGTTAACTGCATCCTATGTGACACGGATTAGAAGAATAACCATGACAAATACACACATCATTACAAACATCACAAGCCAAGTTAAGCAAGAAGTCTTGGAACTCTCGGAGTATATTGTGTTTGCTCGCACATTGACACGACCTGTGCTTGCCAAGCTATGCTCAATGGCCTCCTCAGTAGAATCAAGTATCTGCAAGCAAGCCATCATTCATTAGGTTAGTTAACACCTCACGAGATATTtcatatgatattattttataagaaacataTTTTACTCATTGTAATGACCACCAACGCAAGGTACTAACATCATCCACAATCCCTCATACCAAAATGATATACATTTTGCACAATCAACTCAAACAAAAATGAGAATCAGACCTTTTCAGTATTTTTCACAGACTGGCTCATCATGAGACTACTCTCTTTGAGTTGTTTTGCCAACACCACCATCTCATCTGTCAAATCATCTTGAAGCTTTCTGAGGAGTATAAGTGTCAACAAAGAAGTGAAAAAATTGAGAGAACAATGAAAAAACAATTCATATGGTTAAAAGCAAAGCATTGAGAGAGCAAACACAAATGACAATAACAATTAGCTATATAATACATTTTTTGCATATAATTCAATAGCAACTACGAGAGTATTGGTATCAAAATATAATGATTATGGACACTTCATTGCAGTAGTACTGACTCATCATAACACAAACTTCAAGTGTACCTGTGCTTTTCAATATGTGCATGTCCTGCAGCATCCAGTTTAACAGATGATAAGTGATCAGTCTCAGCAGGCTCATATGCTCTATCTTCAGTACTTGAGGCAGCTCTGTCCAATGAATCAGATAAGTAACAGTAAAACAGCCTACAAAATACAAGCAGCAGTGAAAAAGGTTAACATTAACTTACACAGGCCTTCTTCGCAGCCCAGAAGAAGGCGACATCGGCATTATATCCTCAATTTCAGAAGGGTTTTCTTTAACATTTCTTTCAGTGTCCTCAGATACTTCTATGTCAGACTGAAAATTTAAATGGTTATATGACAATCACTAAGTGTGCCCATTTAGCCAaaactaaaatggaatatataaaaAGGAAACAATGGAGGAAATTTCATTGCCTTATGATGCATTCCAATCAAATACCAATAATTCAAgccattaaatattttatatacacTCTTCAAATACTATAATGCAATTTGATGTTCTCCATCATATAACAAATCATTAAGGTTTGATTGGTTGAGTAGGTGTGCAAAAAATGATGGAGTTAAAACGAATTTGAGCCAGTCATTACAAACACACGAGCAATAGAGCTGAGAAATAGAGTAAGAAAAGGAAGCTTCAAAGGTTTAGAGAATTCTCatagaaaagagagagagaaatctCTTTCTAGGGGCTTCCTCTTCAACAATGGGTTTCCCTTTCTACAATTAAGCTTAATGGTCAGTTCTGTAATACCA from Medicago truncatula cultivar Jemalong A17 chromosome 8, MtrunA17r5.0-ANR, whole genome shotgun sequence includes the following:
- the LOC25500697 gene encoding trafficking protein particle complex subunit 3 isoform X4, with protein sequence MAPVAPRSGDAIFANIEHVNAELFTLTYGAIVRQLLTDLEEVDEVNKQLDQMGYNIGIRLIDEFLAKSNVSSCVDFRETAEVIAKVGLKMFIGVTASVTNWNAEGTCCSIVLEDNPLVDFVELPDTYQGLHYCNILSGVIRGALDMVSMKAEVTWLRDALRGDDVFELQVKLLKQVPEEYPYKDDE
- the LOC25500697 gene encoding trafficking protein particle complex subunit 3 isoform X1 translates to MAPVAPRSGDAIFANIEHVNCSWTVQNAELFTLTYGAIVRQLLTDLEEVDEVNKQLDQMYIYELCSTDTSDQGMVGVWHVLMGYNIGIRLIDEFLAKSNVSSCVDFRETAEVIAKVGLKMFIGVTASVTNWNAEGTCCSIVLEDNPLVDFVELPDTYQGLHYCNILSGVIRGALDMVSMKAEVTWLRDALRGDDVFELQVKLLKQVPEEYPYKDDE
- the LOC25500697 gene encoding trafficking protein particle complex subunit 3 isoform X3, translated to MAPVAPRSGDAIFANIEHVNCSWTVQNAELFTLTYGAIVRQLLTDLEEVDEVNKQLDQMGYNIGIRLIDEFLAKSNVSSCVDFRETAEVIAKVGLKMFIGVTASVTNWNAEGTCCSIVLEDNPLVDFVELPDTYQGLHYCNILSGVIRGALDMVSMKAEVTWLRDALRGDDVFELQVKLLKQVPEEYPYKDDE
- the LOC25500698 gene encoding uncharacterized protein → MGISKTEVNLKRLLAAAPHQQNQAKLVHYVATLREQLEQLAEEKTPEGLPRISKAMLNDYSEKIEGIASKLVHVSDIEVSEDTERNVKENPSEIEDIMPMSPSSGLRRRPVAASSTEDRAYEPAETDHLSSVKLDAAGHAHIEKHRKLQDDLTDEMVVLAKQLKESSLMMSQSVKNTEKILDSTEEAIEHSLASTGRVNVRANTIYSESSKTSCLTWLVMFVMMCVFVMVILLIRVT
- the LOC25500697 gene encoding trafficking protein particle complex subunit 3 isoform X2 codes for the protein MAPVAPRSGDAIFANIEHVNAELFTLTYGAIVRQLLTDLEEVDEVNKQLDQMYIYELCSTDTSDQGMVGVWHVLMGYNIGIRLIDEFLAKSNVSSCVDFRETAEVIAKVGLKMFIGVTASVTNWNAEGTCCSIVLEDNPLVDFVELPDTYQGLHYCNILSGVIRGALDMVSMKAEVTWLRDALRGDDVFELQVKLLKQVPEEYPYKDDE